Genomic DNA from Spiroplasma alleghenense:
AACTCTAATCCCTTTTCCATAAAAGGATGAGACATTAAGTCGTATAAATTACTCAAAGAAGTTAAATCAACCTCTAAATCAATTGTAGAATTTGACAAGTAATTTTGTTGACCAAATGAGGTGTTTGCCTTTGTTTTTTTAATAGGATAACCTTTTTTTGAAGCATTTGCTGGCACCACTTTTTTAGGAGAATCTTTTGTTAAGAAATTGAATTCTCTAATAGTTAGGTCAATGTTTGATTTTAAATCTTTTTCCTCTTGTTTTATCTCAACATTTGGAGTTTCGGTTTCAGCTAATTCTTTTGCTAATTCTTTTTTTATCTCAGAAATATTTTTAATTTTTTTTGGATTTAATTCAAGGTTTGATGAAGTATCTTCTTGCAATAATTCAATTTCTTTTTGATTTTCTGGTTCAATAAAATCTAGTTCTTCTGTTAGAGTCTTGTTCAAACTTTCTTCTAATAAGTTTTCCTTAAGTTCATCCCATGTTAGAAAATTAATTCCATCTTGGGCGTATAAATTAGTTTCTTGCGTTTCAAAATTTTTATTGTTCAAATCATTTTTATCTAATTTTTTATCTATAACTGTTTGCCCTTCGTCTTCAAGTATATCTATCTCAATTAGTTCTGCTGATTCGGCATTTTCCAAAATTTGGGTTTTCTCATAAAGTAAATCAAAGTCTTGTGTTTCTTCAGCTAGATTTTTTAAATCAGTTTCAATTGAAGAGTCCAAAATCTCATCAGAATTAATCAAAATTTTATCAGTTTTATCAAGTGTGGAAATAAAGCTTGACGCAGGAACGTTAAAATTTTCCCCATCAAAAACAGTTGAAGTAGATTCGCCAATTGAGGTATTATCGAAGTCTTCAAGTCGCTTATCAATTACATTTCCGATTATATCTAATTCTTGAGTTAAATTATCAAAACCAGTTGTAACTTGATCAAATCTAGTACGATCAAGAACATTTTCTTCGCTTTTAGAAATTTCATCAGTTCAATTATTTGATAATTGTTCTTCTAAAATAATTTCTCTAACTGTTGTTTTTAACGGTGTTGATGGTTTTGTTTGCATGTTTACAGTTTCCACAATAATTGATTGTCCACTTTCTTCCGCAATTTCCATAGTCATTGTCTGAGCGTTTTCGTAAATATCATGGTCTCGCGAATCATATTTAGGTTGATTGTAGCGTGGATTTTCGGTGATGACATCCTTTAGTGAACGACCAACGCTTTTAACACTATGGATATTTTTGACTTCTTGTTCGTTAAAAATATCAAAAATAATATCACCGTTACTTACAATTAAAGATTCTAAGATATTTATGTTTTTTATCACACCATTAACGTGAGCAATAACATCAAAAGTTTCTAATTGAGTGGAAATTTTAGATATTACTTGACCCTTTTTTACAATATCTCCATCAAGAACGTATACTTTTTCAACAATCCCTTTTAAGTTACTACTAGTTTTAAATTTTATTCTATTCATTTTAAAGCCCTTCTTTAAACATCAAATTAATTTTACTACATTTATAGTATTTTTTGTAATAATAAGAATTAGAAATAATTAAAAAGTTATTAAGATTACTTAATAACTTTTGATTAATTGTTTGCTAAATATAATTTTAGCTGTTCAATAGCCCGATGAAAAAAAGCTAAATTTTTTTCACTTCTATTCTCAAATACTTTATCCAAAGCTGGCAAAATTCCCAAGTTCGCTTTCATAGGCTTAAGTTTTTTGTGTTGAGAATTTGTAATATAGTCAATGAGAGAACCAAGAACAGTTTCTTTAGGTAATGGTTTAAATTTTGACTTATTAATAAACTTGTTTACCGCCATTGCCACAACTACTCCAGAAGCCGCTGACTCTAAATAGCCCTCAACCCCTGTAATCTGACCGGCAAAAAAGATATTTTTATTACGCATTACCTGGAGTCCTGAATTTAATATTTTAGGTGAATTTATGTAATTATTTTTGTGCATTACACCATATCTAACTATTTCAGCATTTTCCAATCCCGGAAGCATTTGGATAATTCGTTTTTGTTCGGGTCATTTTAAATTGGTTTGAAAGCCGACAATATTATAAAGCGAGTCAATTGCATTATCTTGACGTAATTGCAAGACACTAAAGGGGGTATTATTTGTGCGAGGATTTATTAGTTTGTTAGGACTCATCGGTCCATTCAATAAATTCTTTCGACCTTTTTTTCCTAAAACTTCAATCGGTTGGCAACCTTGAAAGAAAATTTCTTTTTCAAAATCATGAATATCAGTTGTCGAGGCAGTGATTAATTCTTGATATCATTTTTCAAATTGATCTTCTTCCAAGGGGACACAAATATACTCACCATTATTTTCTCCATGTCTTGAAGCCCAATAAACCTTTTCAAAGTTAATGGAATCTTTTGTTATTATTGGCGCTGAAGCATCTAGGAAAAATAATTTATTTTTGCCAGTAATCTTAGCAATTTGTTCTTGCAAATTCGGAGTTGTCAACGGTCCTGAGGCAATTATTGTGATTTCGTCTTCTTTAATTTCAACAAACTCTTGGTTGATGATTTTAATGTTTGGGTGATTTGTAATTATATTTGTAATTTTTTTTGAAAAATCATCACGATCAACTGCCAGGGCATCATCACTGGGAATTTCAGTTTCAAAAGCAACTTTAAGAATTAGTGAGTTCATTAATTTTAATTCTTCTTTTAATATTCCTACAGCATTTTTTGTTGATTTACTTCTAAATGTATTGCTACAAACTAATTCAGCAAAATTATTAGTTTTTTGAATTGGATTGGGTTTTAAAGTCTTGACCTCATAGATTTCAACCAAATGGCCCAGGCTGGCTAATTGAAAAGCGGCCTCACAACCCGCAAGACCAGCTCCCACTATTTTAATTAATCCCATAATTAAGCAGGTTTCTTTTGCTTAAATGCATTAATCTTATTGATATCAATGTCACTATCTCATGTGTTTGAAATTCTAGCCGCCGTACCAATATGAATTTGATCAGTTGCATTCAAGATAGCTTCAACATTGTTGATTGTTACTCCTCCACCAGCTAAGACCTTTAAAGTTGTATTGAAATTTACTTCTTGAAGGATATCAATATTTTCATCTATGGGGTTATTACCCCCAGACGTCAAAATGTTAGTTACATGAATTGAATCTAAAAATATAGCCGCTTCAATAAAACTCGGAACAAAGTCAAATGCTTTATGAAATGTTACTGTTTTATTTTTAACAGTATTCATTATTTTTATCATTCGCTGATAATCCACTTCACCATTTTTATCTAGTACCCCAACAACTATTCCTTTTGCTTTTGTCTTATTAACAAATCTGATATCTTCAATTATTTGATCAAATTCTTTTTCTGTATAAACAAAGTCTCTCGCTGTTGGACGAATAATAACATTAATTGGCAACTTAGACGTCTCAGTTGCTGCTGTGATTAATTCTCGATCCGGAGTTAACCCACCAACTTCCAAATCTTTGCAAAGTTCAATTCTGTTTGCTTGCGAATTATTAATACGCTTAATATCTTCTAAATTTTTGGCAATTACTTCTAAAACCATTTTGTCCTCCTTATTTTAAATACCTACTTAATTGGTTCACCTTATCAAGTTTTTCTCATGAACAATCTTGAATACCGAAGTGACCATATCGACTTGTGTTAAAGAAAACTGGCTTTCTCAATTCTAACTCTTTGATGATTCCTGAAACAGAAAAATCAAAGTTATCTTCAACGGCTTTATAAATTTTATCTAAACTTATTTTTTCAGTGCCAAATGTTTCAATAAATATTGAAACGGGTTTTGGAATTCCA
This window encodes:
- a CDS encoding 2-oxo acid dehydrogenase subunit E2 translates to MNRIKFKTSSNLKGIVEKVYVLDGDIVKKGQVISKISTQLETFDVIAHVNGVIKNINILESLIVSNGDIIFDIFNEQEVKNIHSVKSVGRSLKDVITENPRYNQPKYDSRDHDIYENAQTMTMEIAEESGQSIIVETVNMQTKPSTPLKTTVREIILEEQLSNNWTDEISKSEENVLDRTRFDQVTTGFDNLTQELDIIGNVIDKRLEDFDNTSIGESTSTVFDGENFNVPASSFISTLDKTDKILINSDEILDSSIETDLKNLAEETQDFDLLYEKTQILENAESAELIEIDILEDEGQTVIDKKLDKNDLNNKNFETQETNLYAQDGINFLTWDELKENLLEESLNKTLTEELDFIEPENQKEIELLQEDTSSNLELNPKKIKNISEIKKELAKELAETETPNVEIKQEEKDLKSNIDLTIREFNFLTKDSPKKVVPANASKKGYPIKKTKANTSFGQQNYLSNSTIDLEVDLTSLSNLYDLMSHPFMEKGLELSLMTFFIKAVMKAWNKVLQKNGLHLKEEEKVIKYSLFSKKEMVLPTINVSLNEEINEIAKMLTEQKQEFQFGNDYPENRNCQISIIDFGSLNLNRGNWQLKPGELFAIGVGNIIQKPISENNSIFVKNMVNITMTFNNKTINLVEANQILQEFAKLIINPGLLI
- the trmFO gene encoding methylenetetrahydrofolate--tRNA-(uracil(54)-C(5))-methyltransferase (FADH(2)-oxidizing) TrmFO; amino-acid sequence: MGLIKIVGAGLAGCEAAFQLASLGHLVEIYEVKTLKPNPIQKTNNFAELVCSNTFRSKSTKNAVGILKEELKLMNSLILKVAFETEIPSDDALAVDRDDFSKKITNIITNHPNIKIINQEFVEIKEDEITIIASGPLTTPNLQEQIAKITGKNKLFFLDASAPIITKDSINFEKVYWASRHGENNGEYICVPLEEDQFEKWYQELITASTTDIHDFEKEIFFQGCQPIEVLGKKGRKNLLNGPMSPNKLINPRTNNTPFSVLQLRQDNAIDSLYNIVGFQTNLKWPEQKRIIQMLPGLENAEIVRYGVMHKNNYINSPKILNSGLQVMRNKNIFFAGQITGVEGYLESAASGVVVAMAVNKFINKSKFKPLPKETVLGSLIDYITNSQHKKLKPMKANLGILPALDKVFENRSEKNLAFFHRAIEQLKLYLANN
- a CDS encoding copper homeostasis protein CutC, which gives rise to MVLEVIAKNLEDIKRINNSQANRIELCKDLEVGGLTPDRELITAATETSKLPINVIIRPTARDFVYTEKEFDQIIEDIRFVNKTKAKGIVVGVLDKNGEVDYQRMIKIMNTVKNKTVTFHKAFDFVPSFIEAAIFLDSIHVTNILTSGGNNPIDENIDILQEVNFNTTLKVLAGGGVTINNVEAILNATDQIHIGTAARISNTWDSDIDINKINAFKQKKPA